A window of Zingiber officinale cultivar Zhangliang chromosome 5A, Zo_v1.1, whole genome shotgun sequence contains these coding sequences:
- the LOC121980060 gene encoding zinc finger BED domain-containing protein RICESLEEPER 2-like — protein sequence MNPVDPTVENEVPLSNVNHEVPQISEVNNEVPQDQPNMTSVAVDASLSTDASPSAIGTRKLTSNVWNHFRRKKVNGMDKAICNYCEKPLSGNRKHGTTHLREHFKICPRRTVSDIRQKILIKEKNKGDFVIKSFQFDQETSRCMLAKMIILHEYPLTIVEHHGFHKLLASLQPLFKVPCRNTIKSDILKLYDYEKTKVLSLLECNKGRIALTTDMWTASNQRKGFLALIAHFIDDNWTLQSRILRFAYVRSPHTSEVLANVIVKSMMDWNIDRNISTITVDNCSTNDSLINNVLHKLDHSTLMLGGTLFHMRCAAHILNLVVQDDLDVIAPSVEKIRESVAYWRASLKREQKFDDVARIMCLLV from the exons ATGAATCCAGTAGATCCTACAGTAGAAAATGAAGTGCCACTATCTAACGTAAATCATGAAGTTCCACAAATTTCTGAAGTAAATAATGAGGTTCCACAAGATCAACCAAATATGACATCTGTTGCTGTTGATGCTTCTCTTAGTACTGATGCTTCTCCTAGTGCAATAGGAACGAGAAAGTTAACATCTAATGTTTGGAATCATTTTCGAAGAAAGAAAGTTAATGGAATGGATAAGGCAATTTGCAATTATTGTGAGAAACCTCTTTCTGGCAATCGTAAACATGGGACAACACATTTACGTGAGCATTTCAAAATTTGTCCAAGACGAACTGTTAGTGATATAAGGCAGAAAATACTAATTAAAGAGAAAAACAAGGGAGATTTTGTTATTAAAAGCTTTCAATTTGACCAAGAAACCTCAAGGTGCATGCTTGCTAAAATGATAATTTTACATGAGTATCCATTAACAATAGTGGAGCATCATGGATTTCATAAGCTTTTAGCAAGTCTTCAACCTTTGTTCAAGGTTCCATGTCGCAATACCATTAAGAGTGATATATTGAAATTGTATGATTATGAAAAGACAAAAGTATTGAGCTTGTTGGAATGTAATAAAGGTAGGATTGCTTTAACCACCGACATGTGGACTGCATCTAATCAGAGGAAGGGATTTTTGGCTTTGATAGCTCATTTCATAGATGATAATTGGACTTTGCAAAGTCGTATTTTGAG GTTTGCTTATGTTCGCTCTCCACATACTTCAGAAGTCCTTGCTAATGTGATAGTTAAGTCTATGATGGATTGGAATATTGATAGGAATATATCCACCATTACTGTTGATAATTGCTCTACTAATGATTCTCTTATAAACAATGTGTTGCATAAACTTGATCATTCTACACTTATGCTAGGAGGGACTTTATTTCATATGCGTTGTGCTGCTCATATTTTGAATTTAGTTGTCCAAGACGATTTGGATGTCATTGCACCTAGTGTTGAGAAAATTCGTGAAAGTGTTGCATATTGGAGAGCATCACTTAAAAGAGAGCAAaagtttgatgatgtggcacggaTA ATGTGTTTGCTCGTCTGA